One part of the Anopheles coustani chromosome 2, idAnoCousDA_361_x.2, whole genome shotgun sequence genome encodes these proteins:
- the LOC131265612 gene encoding uncharacterized protein LOC131265612 translates to MFSRLCKNTIFPTGLNQSSTTSATGNNAERSVATADGTSGASRTTGTPETGPDASVPTASNNVGGSVAVVAAAIAADRRRRRQQLGGRNLPSLPVLPPRSRGPIRAPEPPPPYWAHYAHRPVPAAPAAPTIARIGSAVSAGGGGGGGVDCSAAAAPRHNSASATDDSDTSNDIPRIHRGRSTSDESSSIGGAAGRSGATGFHAAQQHEPNATDAQHRYNLRNQQRQRIKEHLLSQDAFCPDLVRNCKNIVNGSPARQSSPVPGGEYAEVGELSRSLAAVAINVGASTSAGRSATTIGAGNGGDKGKTSILQPLTSDDSGPSASDVPVTMGQNLSIRRPKISLTWVLREQSREGSTTAGSVSSQQQSQQALQHPTVVSSTTGKATPIKGPTADKTNQSTPRVSPTEQQVLGPTAAVVGPSSGSVQPVAVSNGVHNHHHHHVIVRKKSRTRSKERLFSEKYVSDNNLSEYHSDKLRGLANDDTTVPSIVGSSAPVPTTAGASVGSNLYRKSNRKNSERLKKKERLLLYPTGLTVDANGHHNNNNSQHAINLNKEPAYGEGLKEKLAVALKNTCSEPSLYTTVSEPSASTKHRHHRHHHRRRRERYRSQRFGYEINNVDEFLSKCSLSSPGNIPVVLSSAATLYQTRPGSYQIEIPLPLGMVVNAVFKNQNWLYVQTPHAEEGYVAYDTCLPLGILPSNQRSTSSSKPTPCWESNKDVFPKPCGNLTDSEKEIQQLRGGTRSEGRRTPRLKRSSANSRSAASITACNSERDLDSLYLRTVASNQPKSTDGQTQYAQLKLTTKVLGSVAPSVKSEKALAIEQLEKLICSGSGDYVHLLKQRQQHLLAKQQHYLVQLRQQQQLQQQQQQACKIEHGSHGNQIISGSNHLRISLGGTVGMTSVPNGPVTVCTSAAAVRQTLLAITDNYCSEAVSVHKGDVVTLLACKEYQEKGLKNYKQWFFVRTRDGHEGYIPAEAAGHGFL, encoded by the exons ttgctACAGCTGACGGAACCTCAGGTGCATCCCGAACGACAGGTACACCGGAGACCGGTCCGGACGCATCGGTGCCAACAGCGTCGAACAACGTTGGTGGTTCCGTAGCGGTTGTTGCGGCGGCCATCGCTGCCGACCGACGTCGCCGTCGACAGCAGCTTGGTGGACGTAATCTACCATCGCTGCCGGTTTTGCCACCGAGATCTCGTGGTCCGATAAGGGCACCGGAACCACCGCCACCGTACTGGGCGCACTACGCACACAGACCGGTTCCAGCGGCTCCGGCGGCACCAACAATCGCTAGGATTGGTAGCGCTGTTtcagctggtggtggtggtggtggtggagttgattgttctgctgctgctgctcctagGCACAACTCTGCCTCGGCCACCGATGATAGTGACACCAGCAATGACATACCCCGCATCCATCGTGGTAGATCAACGTCCGACGAGAGCTCTTCGATTGGAGGAGCTGCAGGGCGCAGCGGCGCTACAGGATTCCACGCTGCTCAACAACACGAGCCTAATGCGACTGATGCACAGCACCGCTACAACCTTCGGAATCAACAGCGCCAACGAATTAAGGAGCATCTGTTAA GTCAAGATGCGTTTTGTCCAGATTTGGTGCGAAACTGTAAAAATATTGTCAACGGCTCACCAGCACGTCAATCATCGCCCGTACCGGGTGGAGAGTACGCTGAAGTTGGCGAACTAAGCCGTAGCCTAGCGGCGGTTGCCATTAACGTTGGTGCGTCGACGTCGGCAGGACGATCTGCTACCACGATTGGCGCGGGAAACGGTGGCGACAAGGGGAAAACTTCCATCCTTCAACCACTAACATCTGACGACTCTGGTCCCAGTGCTAGCGACGTACCGGTGACTATGGGGCAAAACTTGAGTATTCGTAGACCAAAGATTTCACTGACATGGGTACTTCGGGAGCAATCGCGCGAAGGTTCAACGACAGCAGGGTCCGTCTCGAGCCAACAACAATCGCAACAAGCGTTACAACATCCCACAGTTGTATCGAGTACGACAGGAAAGGCCACTCCGATCAAGGGCCCTACAGCTGACAAAACGAACCAAAGCACACCGCGTGTAAGCCCCACAGAGCAGCAGGTGCTTGGACCTACAGCAGCCGTAGTTGGACCGTCGAGTGGTAGCGTCCAACCGGTTGCAGTCTCAAATGGCGTTcacaaccaccatcatcatcatgtgaTCGTGCGGAAGAAATCGAGAACACGTAGCAAGGAGCGATTGTTTAGCGAAAAGTACGTTAGCGATAACAACCTCTCGGAGTACCACAGTGACAAGTTGCGTGGCCTTGCTAACGATGACACGACGGTACCCTCCATTGTGGGGTCCTCGGCACCGGTGCCAACGACGGCGGGTGCGAGTGTCGGATCCAATCTGTATCGTAAAAGCAACCGCAAAAATAGCGAACGGCTGAAGAAGAAGGAACGACTGTTGCTGTACCCTACCGGGTTGACGGTGGACGCAAACGGGCACcataataacaacaacagtCAACACGCGATCAACCTCAACAAGGAACCAGCCTACGGCGAAGGTTTGAAGGAGAAGCTAGCGGTTGCGCTTAAGAACACCTGCTCGGAGCCGTCGCTCTACACGACGGTCTCGGAACCATCCGCATCCACCAAGCATCGGCATCATCGGCATCACCATCGGCGACGGCGAGAACGGTACCGTTCCCAGCGTTTCGGGTACGAGATTAACAACGTCGACGAGTTCCTGTCGAAGTGTTCCCTGTCGTCGCCCGGTAACATTCCTGTGGTGCTATCTTCCGCGGCCACGCTCTATCAGACGCGCCCCGGTAGTTACCAGATCGAGATACCGCTGCCCCTCGGGATGGTGGTGAACGCGGTGTTCAAGAACCAAAACTGGCTGTACGTACAGACACCCCATGCGGAGGAGGGCTACGTAGCGTACGACACGTGTCTCCCACTCGGTATACTGCCTTCAAACCAAAG ATCAACATCCAGCTCGAAACCTACGCCGTGCTGGGAGTCGAACAAGGATGTCTTCCCGAAACCGTGCGGCAATCTGACCGACAGTGAGAAGGAGATCCAGCAGCTGCGAGGTGGCACCCGATCCGAAGGACGGCGCACACCTCGTCTAAAACGGAGTAGTGCAAATAGCCGCAGTGCGGCGTCCATTACTGCTTGTAACAGTGAGCGCGATTTGGACTCGCTGTACCTCCGCACGGTTGCATCAAATCAGCCGAAATCCACCGACGGTCAGACACAGTATGCCCAGTTGAAGCTCACCACCAAGGTGCTTGGATCGGTCGCCCCATCGGTAAAGTCCGAGAAGGCACTAGCGATCGAGCAGCTGGAGAAACTGATCTGTTCCGGCAGCGGAGACTATGTGCATCTGCTGAAGCAGCGGCAACAGCATCTTCTCGCGAAACAACAACACTATCTGGTTCAGCTTCGCCAACAACAGCAactacagcagcagcagcaacaggcaTGCAAGATCGAACATGGTTCCCACGGCAACCAGATTATCAGTGGCAGCAACCATTTACGAATCTCTCTCGGTGGCACTGTAGGCATGACGAGTGTGccaaacggcccggttaccgTTTGCACGTCAGCTGCGGCCGTCCGACAAACGCTGCTGGCCATCACGGACAACTACTGCTCGGAAGCGGTGTCGGTGCACAAGGGGGATGTGGTTACGCTGCTTGCCTGCAAGGAGTATCAAGAGAAGGGACTGAAAAACTACAAACAGTGGTTCTTTGTGCGCACACGTGACGGCCACGAGGGCTACATTCCAGCTGAAGCGGCTGGCCATGGGTTTCTCTAA